The sequence TTGCGTGCCTTTAGGCAGGGCGCGCCATGCCAGTGGCCAGGGCGACACCACGGCTTCGCCCTCTGCCAGCTTAAAATACGCCACCCCCTCTTTGAGCCTGGCCGATTCCACTTCACCAGAAAGGGGTTTTATCGCGCTTGCCCCACTAATCTGCAGCACGGCCCCTTGGGCAACCCCTGCCAAACACAGCAGTGCCCCCCCCCCCTTAGCGCGCACGGCGGCGTATCGCAGCAAAGAAGGCAGCAGAAGGTTTGGCCTCTACCGACCAGCGCTGCTTATCATTCAAAATTGGATTAATCGCCACTTTTGCACTCCTTTGCATTGATGCACCGCTATTACCACTCTCCACCCGGGCAAAAGCCAGGTTTAAATTAGCCCAGTCATTATGGTCACGCAAAACCTGCTTGTTACCATCATCGTTAATATCTAAAGCATAATTAACAGTGTTCTGCTTATTATCTAAATTCCAATCTGCATATACTCCTGCCAACCTACCCCGGCCAATTAGATTAGCCTCATTCAAACTATTTTCATCAAGGAAACTACCACTACCATCAGAATAATCAATACGGAAACGACTATCGCATGGGCCACCTTCAAGCTTACATAATGAGCCCCAATCAAAACCATTAGCTTCTTTGGCAAAGAAATAACGCTCCATACCCGATATTGATTTTGGTGTTGAACCCAAACCGTTTAACTGGTAAAGATAATTCATTACACTATAATAGTTAGGCTTATTATTAATATCTTCATTACCACCATGCTTCAATCCTAGGTTATGCCCCAGTTCATGCATAATAGTGCTTGCCTGATAATTAATTAATTGATTCATTTCCTCTGGTGAATCTGCATTCAAACCCCAATTACCTAAGGTAACAATAATATCATTGCCCGCAATTTCGGCATAACCCGAATAACTCGCTTTGCCATCAAGTTCTTGTGAATTACCCATCAATAAGTAATGAAAAACCTGCTTACGACGAATATCCATACTCAGATTTTTATAATCATAAATGGATGCACAATCTGCTAATGACTCTATTCCTAAACAAGCTTGATAAGCTACTTCATTCCTTGAATTTAAACGGCTGCCACCCAGATTAAAGTCTGCAGGGTTAAATTTTACATTGTATAAATTACCCGCATCAAAATGCACCGCAACATGATTTAATTTAAAAGCATCTACTACTTTTTGCAGTGCTTCTTTCGTTGGAATAATCCCCAAATCTGTCGATTTCATATGATCAATTTGGATAAAAATATCTGGCTGATTCGCCCTGGCCCCCATCGCATAATAATCAATCCCCCCAAATGTACCACCTGCCACTTCGGCATAATCAGGAATACCATCCTTATCATTATCTACGGCATTTTCGGGCACATCATTAGGGCCACCCGGGGTAGAAAACGGTACCACTGTCCAATCCTGTGCACTACGCGTATTCGCTTTAAGCGGCCCCAGACGCACCAAAGAATGGCCATAGTCCCAAACAAAAGAAGGAATGCTTACAGCACTTACCCCTTCCCAAGCGCCTGCAGTCAACGGCTGAGCCTGGTTATTGCCAAAGCGAACAAAATCAAGCGTTACACCACCTTTAACTAATTCAACAGCACCGCTACTTCCCCAATCAGGCACGCTGAACAGATTATTCACGTAAGCGATTTGATTTGCGCTCTGCATGGCATCATCGCTTTTTCCGGCCACAATAAAATATGCTCCCGGCTTGATCACGACTGTTTTTGGTAAATCAAACGATGTCCAGTTTGACCAAAGCGAGGTACGTAAACTGACCCCATCGAGAGATACATCCTGGGCACCGTTATTATAAATCTCTAACCAAGCGCCTTTAGCAGAACCATAATTACTCGATACTTCGCTGATGAGTAATGCTGAATCCAAAACAGGCTCCGGGGTGGGTGTCGGGATGGGCGGTAAAGTAGGCGCAGGGGTTGGAACAGTCGTCGGCACCGATGTGGGAGTTAATGTAGGTACAGACGTCGCAACAGGGCTACCCGTATCTCCCCCACCACCTCCGCCACAAGCCACTAATATGACGCTCAAACTTAAGCATGCCAAACGCGCACCGTACTGCTGAAAATGATCATTATTCATTTACTTTCTCAAGAGAATGACTTAGTCAAAAAAACGCACTTTCCCCAAGCATTATGCCAAGTTTGAGGATTTACTAAAATTTGCGCAATTTACACCAACGTCATTATCTAACCAATATTTTTTTGTATTAAAATTGCTAAAAATTGATTAAAAATAAATATCTCTTATTTAAAGTAAAAAAATATGCACAGCTCAATGCTCCTGATAATGACAAAGTTTCTCTGTCTACCCGCAGCCCGCTTATAACAAATCAAATATCTTACATTTGATTACTGGATATTTATAAAAAGATAAAGCTTTGATGGCCAGTTCGTTTTTCAAATCAAACAAAAAACAACTTTAAACCAACACCGACACAAAGAAAATATTCATATCCCACATAAAAATACCAAATTATATGTAAAAAATATTACTCTTCAATATTGCATAATCTATCTTTTATTAAGTATTAAGCTAATAAAATTCTAACTTAATCTGCAACGTTAAAGCATGCACGCCATCCAAGTGCTTTTATTTAAATTACTTTGCGTGTCCTTTAAGACTACCAATCAATTGAATCAGCCCTAAAGAAGGAGGCTGCTCAATTGCGGCCGGTTGCCTGTCCTGACTAAGCACATGAGAGGGTAAAAAAACGCGTCTTGATAATAAGCTAACACCATTATTGCCTGTGTTCTGCCGCGCAAAAGGCAGGTAGAGATTTGCCCAGTCGTTATAATCGCTTAATATCGAAAAACTGGAATCTTGATTAATATCCTTTATATAAACACTGGCATTTTGTGCACCATTGGTATTCCAGTCTGCGTAAGATCCATTATTACTTCCCCGGCCAATAATGGCAGATTCAAGCAAGCTGCTTTCATTTAAACTAATACCACTGCCATCGGAGTAATCCATTTTATAATTTGTACTACAGGGACTGGCATCAATATTACATATATTTCCCCAGCTAAAACCCAGTGCATTATTATTAAGATAATAACGCTGTGCTGCACTATTTGTTTTTGGATCAGACCCCAACCCCGGTAATTGATAGAGGTAATTCATTATGCTGTAATAATTAGGCTTATAATTACTGGGTTCATTACCACCATGTTCTAGGCTAAAATTGTGGCCTAGCTCATGCATAATGGTGCTGGCCTGATAATTAAGCAGCAAATTAGCATTACTGCCTGATCTACTGGATAAGCCCCAGCTCCCTAATGTCACCATTGAATCATTGCCATTGATTTCTGCCAAACCTGAAGATCCGGCAGAGCCATCTGACTCCTGTGAATTAGCCATAAGTAAATAGTGAAATATCGTTTTACGCCGGATATCCAAACTTGCTGATTTATAACTATATAAAGAAGCGCAGCCTGTTTTGCTATCTAAAGTCAAACATCTGGCATAGCTCACTGCATTAGCTCCCCCCCAAGCCCGCCGCCCAGATTAAACAAAGCAGGATTAAAATTTGCAGCATAAAGACTGCCGGTATCAAAATGAATGCTAAAGCCCCGGCTGGCAAATATATCGACTACTTTTTGCAAAGCTTCTTTGCGCGGGGTGATACCGGCATCGCTGGAAAGCATATGATCAACCTGCACAAAGATATCGCGTTGCCTGACTCTGGCACCCATCGCAAATAGATCCAGCCCTGCAAATGTGCCTCCCGCTACTTCTGCCGTATCTGGAATACCATCGTTATCGCTATCTGCCGCTGTAGCGGGCACATCATTGCGCCCGCCAGGAGTGGCAAAAGGAACCTGCAACCAGTCTGCTGCGCTGCCACTATTCGCTTGCAGTGGAAAAGGCCTGACAAGAGACTGACTATACGAAGTCGCTGGCATGGCAGCTACATTCAAGCCTTGCCACACGCTGCTGCTAAGCGGTGCCTGGCTGCTATTGCCAAAGCGGATAAAATCCAAAGTTGCCCCTGCAAAAGTAAGCTCTACAGCACCATTGGAATCCCAAAAAGGCACTGCCTCACCATTGCTGAGATAAGCCACCTGGCTGTTATTACTCACGCTATCGTCGATTTTGGCGATCACCACAAAATAGCCCCCGGCTGCCAGTGTGACGGCAGGCAGACTAAAACTGACTGGCGTACTGGACACCGTAAATGGCCAGGAGCGTAAACCAGAACGGGTACGCAGGCTTACTCCACTAAGCGACACAGCGCGGCTACCTGGGTTATGGATTTCCAGCCAAGCCCCTGCATTGGTCGAATCATTACTTGAAACTTCACTAATTAATAGGCCGGCACTGGCTGCTGTCACCGACTCGGGGACAGGGGCAGGACTAGGCACAGGGATAGGTACTAAGGTAGGAATCAAAGAGGGGCTAGGGCTGGAGCTAGGTAAAAAGCTAGGCACAGCCGTAGCCAGTGGCGCTAAGGTCGGTACAGTAATGGGAGATTGGCTTACAGCGGTTGTGGATTCTCCCGCCCCGCCGCCGCCACAGGCTGTTAATACAACTGTAAGCAACAAGATAGACACATACATAGTTGCTTTCATTAAAGCGGCCCTTTTCCCGTGATAAATATCAGCGCAAGCCTGCGCCCTCTTTTTACCATAGCAAACAGACAGTTTCCCGGCAGGGAATCATTGAAGGGTAGCAATCAGCGCATAAGCATAAAAACCAGCCCCTGCAAGGCGACTGGCGGCTGACCGAATAACCCTCCAACCTTGAAATACAGAAACAGCAGAGCACACGAAGTTTTACGGAAAAAACCTCATTGTATTTTTTCCATGCCCCTTCGCATTCTTTCTTCTCTTTCATGGCTTAAGATTTGGAGTTTGGTGTGGGATATTACTTCACTGGCATCGCTTACTAGTTCAATACCGAACCGCTACCCGCTCACATGCTCGA comes from Iodobacter ciconiae and encodes:
- a CDS encoding zinc-dependent metalloprotease family protein, which translates into the protein MSYARCLTLDSKTGCASLYSYKSASLDIRRKTIFHYLLMANSQESDGSAGSSGLAEINGNDSMVTLGSWGLSSRSGSNANLLLNYQASTIMHELGHNFSLEHGGNEPSNYKPNYYSIMNYLYQLPGLGSDPKTNSAAQRYYLNNNALGFSWGNICNIDASPCSTNYKMDYSDGSGISLNESSLLESAIIGRGSNNGSYADWNTNGAQNASVYIKDINQDSSFSILSDYNDWANLYLPFARQNTGNNGVSLLSRRVFLPSHVLSQDRQPAAIEQPPSLGLIQLIGSLKGHAK
- a CDS encoding lamin tail domain-containing protein; translation: MNNDHFQQYGARLACLSLSVILVACGGGGGGDTGSPVATSVPTLTPTSVPTTVPTPAPTLPPIPTPTPEPVLDSALLISEVSSNYGSAKGAWLEIYNNGAQDVSLDGVSLRTSLWSNWTSFDLPKTVVIKPGAYFIVAGKSDDAMQSANQIAYVNNLFSVPDWGSSGAVELVKGGVTLDFVRFGNNQAQPLTAGAWEGVSAVSIPSFVWDYGHSLVRLGPLKANTRSAQDWTVVPFSTPGGPNDVPENAVDNDKDGIPDYAEVAGGTFGGIDYYAMGARANQPDIFIQIDHMKSTDLGIIPTKEALQKVVDAFKLNHVAVHFDAGNLYNVKFNPADFNLGGSRLNSRNEVAYQACLGIESLADCASIYDYKNLSMDIRRKQVFHYLLMGNSQELDGKASYSGYAEIAGNDIIVTLGNWGLNADSPEEMNQLINYQASTIMHELGHNLGLKHGGNEDINNKPNYYSVMNYLYQLNGLGSTPKSISGMERYFFAKEANGFDWGSLCKLEGGPCDSRFRIDYSDGSGSFLDENSLNEANLIGRGRLAGVYADWNLDNKQNTVNYALDINDDGNKQVLRDHNDWANLNLAFARVESGNSGASMQRSAKVAINPILNDKQRWSVEAKPSAAFFAAIRRRAR
- a CDS encoding lamin tail domain-containing protein; this encodes MKATMYVSILLLTVVLTACGGGGAGESTTAVSQSPITVPTLAPLATAVPSFLPSSSPSPSLIPTLVPIPVPSPAPVPESVTAASAGLLISEVSSNDSTNAGAWLEIHNPGSRAVSLSGVSLRTRSGLRSWPFTVSSTPVSFSLPAVTLAAGGYFVVIAKIDDSVSNNSQVAYLSNGEAVPFWDSNGAVELTFAGATLDFIRFGNSSQAPLSSSVWQGLNVAAMPATSYSQSLVRPFPLQANSGSAADWLQVPFATPGGRNDVPATAADSDNDGIPDTAEVAGGTFAGLDLFAMGARVRQRDIFVQVDHMLSSDAGITPRKEALQKVVDIFASRGFSIHFDTGSLYAANFNPALFNLGGGLGGELMQ